One window from the genome of Manis pentadactyla isolate mManPen7 chromosome 15, mManPen7.hap1, whole genome shotgun sequence encodes:
- the BBS2 gene encoding Bardet-Biedl syndrome 2 protein isoform X1, producing MLLPVFTLKLRHKIIPRMVAIGRYDGTHPCLAAATQAGKVFIHNPHTRNQHFSASRVVQSALESDVSLLNINQAVSCLTAGVLNPELGYDALLVGTQTNLLAYDVYNNSDLFYREVADGANAIVLGTLGDISSPLAIIGGNCALQGFDHEGNDLFWTVTGDNVHSLALSDFDGDGKKELLVGSEDFDIRVFKEDEIVAEMTETDIITSLCPMYGSRFGYALSNGTVGVYDKTARYWRIKSKNHAMSIHAFDLNSDGVCELITGWSNGKVDARSDRTGEVIFKDNFSSAIAGVVEGDYRMDGHIQLICCSVDGEIRGYLPGTAETRGNLMDTSVEQDLIRELSQKKQNLLLELRNYEENTKMEVSSPLNEADGHRGIIPANTKLHTALSVNLGNEAQAAHAELCISTSNDTIIRAVLIFAEGIFLGESHVVHPSIHNLSSSIHIPITPPKDVPVDLHLKTFVGYRSSTQFHVFELTRQLPRFSMYALTSPDPASEPLSYVNFTIAERAQRVVMWLNQNFLLPEDTNIQNAPFQVCFTSLRNGGQLYIKIKLSGEITVNTDDIDLAGDIIQSMASFFAIEDLQVEADFPVYFEELRKVLVKVDEYHSVHQKLSADMADNSNLIRSLLVRAEDARLMRDMKTMKNRYMELYDLNKDLLNGYKIRCNNHTELLGNLKAVNQAIQRAGRLRVGKPKNLVITACRDTIRNNNINTLFRIMRVGTASS from the exons ATGCTGCTGCCCGTGTTCACTCTGAAACTGCGCCACAAAATCATCCCCCGCATGGTCGCCATAGGGCGCTACGATGGGACTCACCCGTGCCTCGCGGCCGCCACCCAAGCGGGCAAG gtTTTTATTCATAATCCTCATACACGGAACCAGCATTTCAGTGCATCGAGGGTTGTCCAGAGCGCCCTGGAATCTGATGTTTCGCTTCTCAACATTAACCAGGCAGTCAGCTGCCTGACTGCAGGGGTATTGAACCCAGAACTTGGCTATGATGCGCTTTTAGTGGGGACACAGACTAATCTTTTGGCTTATGATGTCTACAATAATTCAGATTTGTTCTACAGAGAG gTAGCAGATGGGGCCAATGCAATTGTGCTGGGGACATTGGGAGACATTTCCTCTCCTCTTGCAATTATTGGTGGAAATTGTGCTCTGCAGGGTTTTGATCATGAAGGAAATGACCTTTTTTGGACg gtTACTGGAGATAATGTTCATTCCTTGGCTTTGTCTGACTTTGATGGTGATGGGAAGAAAGAG cttcttgttggaTCTGAGGATTTTGATATCCGAGTGTTTAAAGAGGATGAGATTGTGGCAGAAATGACAGAAACAGAT ataatcacCTCTCTTTGCCCTATGTATGGCAGTCGATTTGGTTATGCCCTTTCCAATGGCACAGTTGGAGTTTATGACAAGACAGCCCGATATTGGAGAATTAAA TCCAAAAATCATGCCATGAGCATTCATGCTTTTGATCTTAATTCTGATGGAGTGTGTGAACTGATAACTGGTTGGTCTAATGGAAAG gtCGATGCTCGAAGTGACCGAACTGGGGAGGTCATCTTTAAAGacaacttttcttctgcaattgCTGGTGTGGTGGAGGGAGATTACCGGATGGATGGTCATATACAGTTAATCTGCTGCTCAGTGGATGGGGAAA tcAGGGGCTACCTGCCAGGCACAGCTGAGACAAGAGGGAACCTCATGGACACCAGCGTAGAGCAGGACCTGATCCGAGAGCTGAGTCAGAAAAAACAGAATCTCTTGCTAGAACTCCGTAATTATGAGGAGAACACCAAG ATGGAAGTGAGCAGCCCACTGAATGAGGCTGATGGGCATCGGGGCATCATCCCAGCCAACACCAAGCTCCACACTGCCCTGTCAGTCAACCTGGGGAATGAAGCTCAGGCTGCTCATGCGGAATTGTGCATTTCCACTTCTAATG ACACCATCATCCGAGCAGTATTGATTTTTGCAGAGGGGATTTTTCTAGGTGAAAGCCACGTGGTACATCCCAGCATTCACAAcctttccagctccatccacattcCAATAACACCTCCCAAAGATGTCCCTGTGGATCTGCACTTGAAAACCTTCGTGGGTTACAGAAGCAG CACCCAGTTTCATGTATTTGAATTGACAAGACAGCTGCCCCGATTCTCCATGTATGCGCTGACTAGCCCAGACCCTGCCAGCGAGCCACTTAGTTATGTCAACTTCACCATTGCAGAGCGGGCACAGAGG GTTGTTATGTGGCTCAACCAGAACTTCCTGTTACCAGAAGACACTAATATTCAGAATGCTCCATTTCAAGTGTGTTTCACATCCTTACGGAATGGTGGCCAGctgtacataaaaataaaactcagtgGGGAG ATCACTGTAAATACTGATGATATCGATTTGGCTGGTGATATCATCCAGTCAATGGCATCATTTTTTGCTATTGAAGACCTTCAGGTAGAAGCGGATTTCCCTGTTTACTTTGAGGAATTACGAAAGGTGCTAGTTAAG GTGGATGAATATCACTCAGTGCATCAGAAGCTCAGTGCTGACATGGCTGATAATTCTAATCTGATCCGAAGTTTGCTGGTCCGAGCTGAGGATGCTCGTCTGATGAGGGACAT GAAAACCATGAAGAATCGCTACATGGAACTCTATGACCTTAATAAAGACTTGCTAAATGGATATAAAATTCGCTGTAACAATCACACGGAGCTGTTGGGAAACCTTAAAGCAGTAAATCAGGCAATCCAAAGAGCAGGTCGTCTGAGGG TTGGAAAACCAAAGAACCTGGTGATTACTGCTTGTCGGGACACAATTCGAAACAACAATATCAACACGCTGTTCAGAATCATGCGGGTAGGGACAGCCTCCTCatag
- the BBS2 gene encoding Bardet-Biedl syndrome 2 protein isoform X2, with translation MLLPVFTLKLRHKIIPRMVAIGRYDGTHPCLAAATQAGKVFIHNPHTRNQHFSASRVVQSALESDVSLLNINQAVSCLTAGVLNPELGYDALLVGTQTNLLAYDVYNNSDLFYREVADGANAIVLGTLGDISSPLAIIGGNCALQGFDHEGNDLFWTVTGDNVHSLALSDFDGDGKKEIITSLCPMYGSRFGYALSNGTVGVYDKTARYWRIKSKNHAMSIHAFDLNSDGVCELITGWSNGKVDARSDRTGEVIFKDNFSSAIAGVVEGDYRMDGHIQLICCSVDGEIRGYLPGTAETRGNLMDTSVEQDLIRELSQKKQNLLLELRNYEENTKMEVSSPLNEADGHRGIIPANTKLHTALSVNLGNEAQAAHAELCISTSNDTIIRAVLIFAEGIFLGESHVVHPSIHNLSSSIHIPITPPKDVPVDLHLKTFVGYRSSTQFHVFELTRQLPRFSMYALTSPDPASEPLSYVNFTIAERAQRVVMWLNQNFLLPEDTNIQNAPFQVCFTSLRNGGQLYIKIKLSGEITVNTDDIDLAGDIIQSMASFFAIEDLQVEADFPVYFEELRKVLVKVDEYHSVHQKLSADMADNSNLIRSLLVRAEDARLMRDMKTMKNRYMELYDLNKDLLNGYKIRCNNHTELLGNLKAVNQAIQRAGRLRVGKPKNLVITACRDTIRNNNINTLFRIMRVGTASS, from the exons ATGCTGCTGCCCGTGTTCACTCTGAAACTGCGCCACAAAATCATCCCCCGCATGGTCGCCATAGGGCGCTACGATGGGACTCACCCGTGCCTCGCGGCCGCCACCCAAGCGGGCAAG gtTTTTATTCATAATCCTCATACACGGAACCAGCATTTCAGTGCATCGAGGGTTGTCCAGAGCGCCCTGGAATCTGATGTTTCGCTTCTCAACATTAACCAGGCAGTCAGCTGCCTGACTGCAGGGGTATTGAACCCAGAACTTGGCTATGATGCGCTTTTAGTGGGGACACAGACTAATCTTTTGGCTTATGATGTCTACAATAATTCAGATTTGTTCTACAGAGAG gTAGCAGATGGGGCCAATGCAATTGTGCTGGGGACATTGGGAGACATTTCCTCTCCTCTTGCAATTATTGGTGGAAATTGTGCTCTGCAGGGTTTTGATCATGAAGGAAATGACCTTTTTTGGACg gtTACTGGAGATAATGTTCATTCCTTGGCTTTGTCTGACTTTGATGGTGATGGGAAGAAAGAG ataatcacCTCTCTTTGCCCTATGTATGGCAGTCGATTTGGTTATGCCCTTTCCAATGGCACAGTTGGAGTTTATGACAAGACAGCCCGATATTGGAGAATTAAA TCCAAAAATCATGCCATGAGCATTCATGCTTTTGATCTTAATTCTGATGGAGTGTGTGAACTGATAACTGGTTGGTCTAATGGAAAG gtCGATGCTCGAAGTGACCGAACTGGGGAGGTCATCTTTAAAGacaacttttcttctgcaattgCTGGTGTGGTGGAGGGAGATTACCGGATGGATGGTCATATACAGTTAATCTGCTGCTCAGTGGATGGGGAAA tcAGGGGCTACCTGCCAGGCACAGCTGAGACAAGAGGGAACCTCATGGACACCAGCGTAGAGCAGGACCTGATCCGAGAGCTGAGTCAGAAAAAACAGAATCTCTTGCTAGAACTCCGTAATTATGAGGAGAACACCAAG ATGGAAGTGAGCAGCCCACTGAATGAGGCTGATGGGCATCGGGGCATCATCCCAGCCAACACCAAGCTCCACACTGCCCTGTCAGTCAACCTGGGGAATGAAGCTCAGGCTGCTCATGCGGAATTGTGCATTTCCACTTCTAATG ACACCATCATCCGAGCAGTATTGATTTTTGCAGAGGGGATTTTTCTAGGTGAAAGCCACGTGGTACATCCCAGCATTCACAAcctttccagctccatccacattcCAATAACACCTCCCAAAGATGTCCCTGTGGATCTGCACTTGAAAACCTTCGTGGGTTACAGAAGCAG CACCCAGTTTCATGTATTTGAATTGACAAGACAGCTGCCCCGATTCTCCATGTATGCGCTGACTAGCCCAGACCCTGCCAGCGAGCCACTTAGTTATGTCAACTTCACCATTGCAGAGCGGGCACAGAGG GTTGTTATGTGGCTCAACCAGAACTTCCTGTTACCAGAAGACACTAATATTCAGAATGCTCCATTTCAAGTGTGTTTCACATCCTTACGGAATGGTGGCCAGctgtacataaaaataaaactcagtgGGGAG ATCACTGTAAATACTGATGATATCGATTTGGCTGGTGATATCATCCAGTCAATGGCATCATTTTTTGCTATTGAAGACCTTCAGGTAGAAGCGGATTTCCCTGTTTACTTTGAGGAATTACGAAAGGTGCTAGTTAAG GTGGATGAATATCACTCAGTGCATCAGAAGCTCAGTGCTGACATGGCTGATAATTCTAATCTGATCCGAAGTTTGCTGGTCCGAGCTGAGGATGCTCGTCTGATGAGGGACAT GAAAACCATGAAGAATCGCTACATGGAACTCTATGACCTTAATAAAGACTTGCTAAATGGATATAAAATTCGCTGTAACAATCACACGGAGCTGTTGGGAAACCTTAAAGCAGTAAATCAGGCAATCCAAAGAGCAGGTCGTCTGAGGG TTGGAAAACCAAAGAACCTGGTGATTACTGCTTGTCGGGACACAATTCGAAACAACAATATCAACACGCTGTTCAGAATCATGCGGGTAGGGACAGCCTCCTCatag